From a single Gemmatimonadales bacterium genomic region:
- a CDS encoding cold-shock protein: MRTTGTVKWFNETKGFGFITPENGQKDCFVHHSAIKADGFRTLTEGERVEFDIVQGQKGPAAENVVRIGS, translated from the coding sequence ATGCGTACTACCGGCACTGTGAAGTGGTTCAACGAGACGAAGGGCTTCGGGTTCATCACCCCCGAGAACGGTCAGAAGGACTGCTTCGTGCACCACTCGGCCATCAAGGCCGATGGGTTCCGGACCCTCACCGAGGGTGAGCGGGTCGAGTTCGACATCGTGCAGGGCCAGAAGGGCCCGGCGGCGGAGAACGTCGTCCGGATCGGCAGCTGA